In Streptomyces alboniger, the following are encoded in one genomic region:
- a CDS encoding CaiB/BaiF CoA transferase family protein has protein sequence MPPPLPLAGITVVSLEQAVAAPFATRQLADLGARVIKVERPGGGDFARRYDTTVHGQASYFVWLNRSKESLTLDLKSERGREILDELLAGADVFVQNLAPGAAVRMGLGADELQARHPSLIPCTISGYGTDGPWADRKAYDLLVQCQTGLLQLTGTPDEAVRVGISVADIAGGMYAYSGVLSALFTRATTGRAPAVEVSLFDALAEWMSQPAYYTRYGGTQPPRVGARHATVAPYGPFTASDGKDVLLSVQNEREWVALCTEFLGRPELAADPRFATGSDRVAHREALDAIISVRFAELGSEEAMKLLDRAGIANAGVNSVHEFLNHPVLTERGRWQEVKVPGAPTPVEALLPPAALSGVAPRMDPVPAAGEHTEAILAELGRDPDAIARLLAEGVCR, from the coding sequence ATGCCACCTCCCCTCCCCCTCGCCGGTATCACCGTCGTCAGCCTTGAGCAGGCCGTCGCCGCGCCCTTCGCCACCCGGCAGCTCGCCGATCTGGGGGCCCGCGTCATCAAGGTCGAGCGGCCCGGCGGCGGTGACTTCGCGCGGCGGTACGACACCACCGTGCACGGGCAGGCCAGCTATTTCGTCTGGCTCAACCGCTCCAAGGAGTCCCTCACCCTCGACCTCAAGTCGGAGCGCGGCAGGGAGATCCTGGACGAGCTGCTCGCGGGGGCGGACGTCTTCGTGCAGAACCTGGCCCCGGGCGCAGCCGTCCGCATGGGTCTTGGCGCGGACGAGCTCCAGGCCCGCCACCCCTCCCTCATTCCCTGCACCATCAGCGGCTACGGCACGGACGGGCCCTGGGCCGACCGCAAGGCGTACGACCTGCTCGTGCAGTGCCAGACAGGACTCCTCCAGCTCACCGGCACCCCCGACGAGGCGGTGCGCGTCGGCATCTCGGTGGCCGACATCGCGGGCGGGATGTACGCGTACAGCGGCGTCCTGTCGGCCCTGTTCACACGGGCGACGACCGGCCGCGCACCGGCCGTCGAGGTCTCCCTCTTCGACGCGCTCGCCGAGTGGATGAGCCAGCCCGCCTACTACACGCGGTACGGCGGCACCCAGCCGCCCCGCGTCGGCGCCCGGCACGCGACGGTCGCCCCCTACGGCCCGTTCACCGCGTCCGACGGCAAGGACGTGCTGCTGTCCGTGCAGAACGAGCGCGAATGGGTGGCGCTGTGCACGGAGTTCCTCGGCCGTCCCGAGCTGGCGGCCGACCCGCGGTTCGCCACCGGGTCCGACCGCGTGGCGCACCGTGAGGCCCTCGACGCGATCATCTCCGTACGCTTCGCAGAACTCGGCAGCGAGGAGGCGATGAAGCTGCTCGACCGGGCCGGCATCGCCAACGCGGGCGTCAATTCGGTCCATGAGTTCCTCAACCACCCCGTGCTGACCGAGCGCGGGCGCTGGCAGGAGGTGAAGGTGCCGGGAGCGCCGACTCCCGTGGAGGCGCTGCTGCCGCCCGCCGCTCTCTCCGGGGTCGCGCCGCGCATGGACCCGGTCCCCGCAGCGGGCGAGCACACCGAGGCGATCCTCGCCGAGCTGGGGCGCGACCCCGACGCCATCGCGCGGCTGCTCGCGGAGGGGGTCTGCCGGTGA
- a CDS encoding lysophospholipid acyltransferase family protein → MSPWALDPGCPASCAADPVGRVPPGELARRYAALTYVLTRAAARGDRLAAPRILRSEARAVLDALGVRLEAGSAVRLGADGGGAGTLVVANHISWLDVVALLAVEPVCVLAKREVGQWPVIGALARRAGTRFIDRGGSPRELPAVVAQLACGLRAGTSIAVFPQATTWCSAAAGRFRRAAFQAAADAGAPVRPVTVAYREGGAATTAAAFLGAEDFTTSLRRVAAARDLTVRITAHPPLWGTDRRALAAAAHRSVTGAARTPPTAGRGPLRPVRPTSIA, encoded by the coding sequence GTGAGCCCCTGGGCGCTGGACCCCGGCTGCCCGGCGAGCTGCGCAGCCGACCCGGTGGGGCGCGTACCGCCGGGTGAACTGGCGCGACGGTACGCCGCGTTGACGTACGTGCTGACCCGGGCCGCCGCGCGGGGCGACCGGCTCGCCGCACCCCGGATCCTGCGGAGCGAGGCGCGTGCGGTGCTCGACGCGCTCGGGGTGCGGCTGGAGGCGGGGTCCGCCGTGCGGCTGGGTGCGGATGGCGGCGGCGCGGGCACCCTCGTCGTGGCCAACCACATCTCCTGGCTCGATGTCGTCGCGCTGCTCGCCGTCGAGCCGGTGTGCGTCCTCGCCAAACGCGAGGTGGGCCAGTGGCCGGTGATCGGCGCGCTGGCCCGGCGCGCGGGCACTCGATTCATCGACAGGGGCGGAAGCCCGCGCGAACTCCCCGCGGTCGTAGCGCAGTTGGCGTGCGGGTTGCGCGCCGGCACGTCGATCGCCGTCTTCCCCCAGGCGACGACGTGGTGCTCCGCTGCGGCCGGGCGCTTCCGCCGGGCCGCGTTCCAGGCTGCGGCCGACGCGGGCGCTCCGGTGCGCCCGGTGACGGTCGCCTACCGCGAGGGCGGCGCAGCCACCACGGCGGCGGCCTTCCTCGGAGCCGAGGACTTCACCACCTCACTGCGCCGTGTGGCCGCGGCCCGCGATCTCACCGTACGGATCACGGCGCATCCGCCGCTGTGGGGGACGGACCGGCGGGCGCTGGCGGCCGCCGCGCACCGGTCGGTCACGGGCGCGGCCCGCACACCACCGACGGCAGGCCGCGGCCCGCTCCGGCCCGTGAGGCCTACGTCAATCGCTTGA
- a CDS encoding DedA family protein produces MHVQEWLEQVPAVSIYALVGIVIGLESLGIPLPGEIVLVSAALLSSQHGDIDPVILGVCATAGAIIGDSIGYAIGRKGGRPLLAWLERKFPKHFSAANVATCERSFQKWGMWAVFFGRFVALLRIFAGPLAGVLRMPYWKFLVANVLGGIVWAGGTTAVIYYIGVVAEDWLKRFSYLGLAIAVLIGVGSMLFVKRRAKKAAAEAEAAGTAVPEREPVSVGD; encoded by the coding sequence TTGCACGTCCAGGAGTGGCTGGAGCAGGTGCCAGCCGTCAGCATCTACGCGCTGGTGGGAATCGTCATCGGTCTGGAGAGCCTGGGCATTCCGCTGCCCGGTGAGATCGTCCTGGTCTCCGCGGCCCTCCTCTCCTCCCAGCACGGTGACATCGACCCGGTGATCCTGGGCGTGTGCGCCACAGCGGGCGCCATCATCGGCGACTCCATCGGGTACGCCATCGGGCGCAAGGGCGGTCGGCCGCTGCTGGCCTGGCTGGAGCGGAAGTTCCCCAAGCACTTCAGCGCGGCCAACGTCGCGACCTGCGAGCGGTCCTTCCAGAAGTGGGGCATGTGGGCGGTCTTCTTCGGCCGCTTCGTCGCCCTGCTCCGCATCTTCGCGGGCCCGCTCGCGGGCGTGCTGCGCATGCCGTACTGGAAGTTCCTCGTCGCCAACGTCCTCGGCGGCATCGTCTGGGCCGGCGGCACCACCGCCGTCATCTACTACATCGGCGTGGTCGCCGAGGACTGGCTGAAGCGCTTCTCCTACCTGGGCCTCGCCATCGCCGTCCTGATCGGCGTCGGCTCGATGCTGTTCGTCAAGCGCAGGGCGAAGAAGGCGGCGGCCGAGGCGGAGGCCGCCGGGACGGCGGTGCCCGAGCGGGAGCCCGTCTCCGTCGGTGACTGA
- a CDS encoding DMT family transporter, whose amino-acid sequence MTVLFALATSLLWGLADFGGGLLTRRVPALTVVMASQTIAVVVLGVIVAATGGWTEWGPQLWFAVGAGLVGPVAMLAFYKALALGPMGVVSPLGSLGVAVPVGVGLLLGERPGVAQFAGIAVAVAGIVLAGGPELRGAPVQRQAVLLTLVAAFGFGGVMALIAEASSSLTGLFLALFVQRVTNVMAGGTALYVSVRRGGRALPEGSGVGVLWALVPALAFVGLADVAANGTYSVAAQNGPVTVAAVLSSVYPVVTALAAMAVLKERLRGIQAAGAGLALVGTVLLAS is encoded by the coding sequence ATGACCGTACTGTTCGCCTTGGCCACCAGCCTTCTGTGGGGCCTCGCCGACTTCGGCGGCGGACTGCTGACCCGGCGCGTCCCCGCCCTCACGGTGGTCATGGCCTCGCAGACGATCGCCGTGGTCGTGCTCGGCGTGATCGTGGCGGCGACCGGCGGCTGGACGGAGTGGGGACCGCAGCTGTGGTTCGCGGTGGGCGCGGGCCTGGTCGGCCCGGTCGCGATGCTCGCGTTCTACAAGGCTCTCGCCCTCGGCCCGATGGGCGTCGTCTCGCCGCTCGGCTCGCTGGGCGTCGCCGTGCCCGTCGGCGTCGGGCTGCTGCTCGGTGAGCGGCCCGGGGTGGCGCAGTTCGCGGGCATCGCCGTGGCGGTGGCGGGCATCGTGCTCGCGGGCGGCCCCGAGCTGCGCGGCGCGCCCGTCCAGCGGCAGGCCGTCCTGCTCACGCTGGTCGCGGCCTTCGGCTTCGGCGGCGTCATGGCGCTGATCGCCGAGGCCTCCAGCAGCCTGACCGGCCTGTTCCTCGCCCTCTTCGTGCAGCGCGTGACGAATGTGATGGCGGGCGGTACCGCGCTGTACGTCTCGGTGAGGCGCGGCGGCAGGGCGCTGCCCGAGGGCTCCGGAGTGGGCGTCCTGTGGGCGCTGGTCCCCGCCCTCGCCTTCGTGGGCCTGGCGGACGTGGCGGCCAACGGCACGTACTCGGTGGCGGCCCAGAACGGCCCGGTCACGGTCGCCGCGGTGCTCTCCTCCGTCTACCCGGTGGTCACGGCCCTCGCCGCCATGGCGGTACTCAAGGAACGGCTGCGCGGAATCCAGGCCGCGGGCGCGGGCCTGGCCCTGGTCGGCACGGTCCTCCTGGCAAGCTGA
- a CDS encoding DUF4442 domain-containing protein codes for MSADQMSIGEMLAATVPMARTLNLEFRETTPDKAVVALPDQSDYHNHVGGPHAGAMFTLGESASGAIVLAAFGAQLSRAVPLAVSAEIAYKKLAMGPVTATATLGRPAADVVAELDAGQRPEFPVAIEIQRADGAVTGEMTVLWTLRPNDPS; via the coding sequence ATGAGCGCAGACCAGATGTCGATCGGCGAGATGCTCGCCGCCACGGTGCCGATGGCCAGGACCCTGAACCTCGAGTTCCGGGAGACCACGCCGGACAAGGCCGTGGTGGCCCTGCCGGACCAGAGCGACTACCACAACCACGTCGGCGGCCCGCACGCCGGCGCCATGTTCACGCTGGGCGAGTCCGCGAGCGGGGCCATCGTCCTCGCCGCGTTCGGCGCGCAGCTCTCCCGCGCCGTGCCGCTCGCCGTCAGTGCCGAGATCGCGTACAAGAAGCTGGCCATGGGCCCCGTGACGGCCACGGCCACTCTCGGCCGCCCCGCCGCCGACGTGGTCGCCGAGCTCGACGCGGGACAGCGCCCGGAGTTCCCGGTCGCGATCGAGATCCAGCGCGCGGACGGCGCGGTGACCGGCGAGATGACGGTCCTGTGGACCCTGCGGCCCAACGACCCGAGCTGA
- a CDS encoding helix-turn-helix domain-containing protein gives MSDLDQLTQSLARNLKRWRNERGFTLDALAARAGVSRGMIIQIEQARTNPSVGITVKLADALGVSITTLLDYEQGSHVRLVPAEQAVRMWSTEAGSSTTLLVGAEARGPFELWSWHLMPGEGSDSDGHPPGTVELLHVSRGELTLVVDGAEHLVTAGTGATFEANVPHGYHNKGAEPVEMTMSVSVPPAHASAY, from the coding sequence GTGTCGGACCTCGACCAGCTGACCCAGTCGCTCGCACGCAACCTCAAGCGCTGGCGCAATGAAAGGGGCTTCACCCTCGACGCCCTGGCGGCCCGCGCGGGCGTGAGCCGCGGCATGATCATTCAGATCGAGCAGGCCAGGACCAACCCCAGCGTCGGCATCACGGTGAAGCTCGCGGACGCGCTGGGCGTCAGCATCACCACGCTGCTCGACTACGAACAGGGCTCCCACGTCCGGCTCGTGCCGGCGGAGCAGGCGGTGCGCATGTGGTCGACGGAGGCGGGCAGCAGCACCACGCTCCTGGTCGGAGCCGAGGCGCGCGGCCCCTTCGAGCTGTGGTCCTGGCATCTGATGCCGGGCGAGGGCAGCGACTCCGACGGACATCCGCCGGGCACCGTCGAGCTGCTGCACGTGTCGCGGGGTGAACTGACGCTCGTCGTGGACGGCGCCGAGCACCTCGTCACGGCGGGAACGGGCGCCACCTTCGAGGCCAACGTGCCGCACGGCTACCACAACAAGGGTGCCGAGCCCGTCGAGATGACGATGTCGGTCTCGGTGCCGCCCGCCCACGCGTCCGCCTACTGA
- a CDS encoding GNAT family N-acetyltransferase, producing the protein MPSTSLVSTVTSSYVTSIADTTEQIRAAQRLRHHVFGEELGAALDTPLPGHDVDDYDDLADHLIVTDTATGDVVGTYRLLPPGRTERSYSDREFDLRALDGLRSSTVEAGRSCVHPDHRSGAVINLMWSALARYVLLSGHRHLAGCASVPLADGGRAASSAWLLGTAKHAAPPELRVHPRRPWTPTGPAPERPAYPDLPPLLRGYLRLGAWMCGAPAHDPEFDVADFFVLLDMERLSARHRRFFLGEEAR; encoded by the coding sequence ATGCCCTCGACATCACTCGTTTCGACGGTCACCAGTTCGTACGTCACCTCCATCGCGGACACCACCGAACAGATCAGGGCCGCCCAGCGGCTGCGCCACCACGTGTTCGGCGAGGAACTGGGCGCGGCGCTCGACACGCCCCTGCCCGGGCACGACGTCGACGACTACGACGACCTCGCCGACCACCTCATCGTCACCGACACCGCGACCGGCGACGTCGTCGGCACCTACCGGCTGCTGCCGCCGGGCCGGACCGAACGGTCCTACTCCGACCGGGAGTTCGATCTGCGCGCCCTCGACGGCCTGCGCTCCTCCACCGTCGAGGCGGGCCGCTCCTGCGTGCACCCCGATCACCGCTCGGGTGCCGTCATCAACCTCATGTGGTCCGCGCTCGCCCGTTACGTCCTGCTCTCCGGCCACCGCCACCTGGCGGGCTGCGCCTCCGTGCCGCTGGCCGACGGCGGGCGGGCCGCGTCCAGCGCCTGGCTGCTCGGCACCGCCAAGCACGCGGCGCCGCCCGAACTGCGCGTGCACCCCCGGCGCCCCTGGACGCCGACGGGACCCGCCCCGGAGCGCCCCGCCTACCCCGACCTGCCGCCCTTGCTGCGCGGCTACCTCCGGCTCGGCGCGTGGATGTGCGGGGCCCCGGCGCACGACCCGGAGTTCGACGTCGCCGACTTCTTCGTACTGCTCGACATGGAACGGCTCAGCGCGCGGCACCGCCGCTTCTTCCTGGGCGAGGAGGCGCGGTGA
- a CDS encoding acyl-CoA dehydrogenase family protein has translation MSALDSLSPDEQLVIKTVRDFVERHVRPVARELERADAHPEALIETMKELGVFGLAVPEEFGGTAVSTPCYVLVTEELARGWMSLAGAMGGHSVVAKLLQHFGTDAQKRRWLPRMATGEVRATMALTEPGGGSDLQALRTIARRDEDGGGYVVDGAKTWITNARRSQLIALLCKTDPDAEPRHRGISVLLVEHGPGLTVSRDLPKLGYKGVESCELSFFGYRAPAEALLGGVEGRGFGQMMKGLETGRLQVAARALGVGRAAFEDALRYAQQRESFGVPIWQHQSIGNYLADMATSLSAARQLTLHAAREADAGRRVDMEAGMAKLFASEAAMRITLDAVRIHGGHGYSTEFDAERYFRDAPLMIVGEGTNEIQRNVIARQLVARGGLDA, from the coding sequence GTGAGCGCCCTCGACAGTCTCTCCCCTGACGAGCAGTTGGTCATCAAGACCGTGCGGGACTTCGTCGAACGCCACGTCAGGCCCGTAGCAAGGGAGTTGGAGCGCGCCGACGCCCATCCCGAGGCGCTCATCGAGACGATGAAGGAACTCGGCGTCTTCGGGCTCGCCGTGCCGGAGGAGTTCGGCGGCACCGCCGTCTCCACCCCCTGCTACGTCCTGGTCACCGAGGAGCTGGCGCGCGGCTGGATGAGCCTGGCGGGCGCGATGGGCGGGCACTCGGTGGTCGCGAAGCTGCTCCAGCACTTCGGCACCGACGCGCAGAAACGCCGCTGGCTCCCCCGCATGGCCACCGGCGAGGTCCGCGCCACGATGGCGCTGACCGAACCGGGCGGCGGCTCCGACCTCCAGGCGCTGCGCACGATCGCCCGCCGCGACGAGGACGGCGGCGGCTACGTGGTCGACGGAGCGAAGACCTGGATCACCAACGCCCGCCGCTCCCAGCTGATCGCGCTGCTCTGCAAGACCGACCCGGACGCCGAACCCCGCCACCGCGGCATCTCCGTCCTGCTCGTCGAGCACGGCCCCGGCCTGACCGTCTCGCGCGATCTGCCCAAGCTCGGCTACAAGGGCGTGGAGAGCTGTGAGCTGTCCTTCTTCGGCTACCGCGCCCCGGCCGAGGCGCTGCTCGGCGGTGTCGAGGGCAGGGGGTTCGGGCAGATGATGAAGGGCCTGGAGACGGGGCGGCTCCAGGTCGCGGCCCGCGCGCTCGGCGTGGGGCGGGCCGCCTTCGAGGACGCGCTGCGCTACGCCCAGCAGCGCGAGTCGTTCGGCGTACCGATCTGGCAGCACCAGTCCATCGGCAACTACCTGGCGGACATGGCGACTTCGCTCTCCGCGGCCCGGCAGCTCACCCTGCACGCGGCCCGGGAGGCCGACGCGGGCCGGCGCGTCGACATGGAGGCGGGGATGGCCAAGCTCTTCGCGTCGGAGGCGGCCATGCGGATCACCCTGGACGCGGTCCGCATCCACGGCGGCCACGGCTACTCCACGGAGTTCGACGCCGAACGCTACTTCCGTGACGCGCCGTTGATGATCGTCGGCGAGGGCACGAACGAGATCCAGCGCAATGTGATCGCGCGTCAACTCGTCGCGCGCGGCGGGCTGGACGCCTGA
- a CDS encoding YbaK/EbsC family protein: MRAPLGGFDVVHPAPEVLDLLVAPVAEAVRGWNGPVPADELIHVDSDPRWADTATFLEHYGPELLDQSANCVVVAGKRGGETTLAACVVPSGTRVDVNGVVRRQLGARKASFAPMETATGETGMEYGGITPIGLPAAWPLLVDAVVADLPYVLVGSGSRRGKLIVPGKVFAGLPNAVVIEGLGTAA; this comes from the coding sequence ATGCGTGCTCCTCTTGGTGGTTTCGACGTCGTCCACCCCGCCCCCGAAGTCCTCGACCTGCTGGTCGCGCCCGTCGCGGAAGCCGTACGAGGCTGGAACGGGCCCGTCCCCGCCGACGAGTTGATCCATGTCGACAGCGACCCGCGGTGGGCCGACACCGCGACCTTCCTTGAGCACTACGGCCCCGAACTGCTCGATCAGTCCGCGAACTGCGTCGTCGTCGCGGGCAAGCGCGGTGGGGAGACCACGCTCGCCGCGTGCGTCGTGCCGTCCGGGACGCGAGTGGACGTGAACGGCGTAGTGCGGCGCCAACTCGGCGCCCGCAAGGCGTCGTTCGCTCCGATGGAGACGGCCACGGGCGAGACCGGCATGGAGTACGGCGGCATCACGCCGATCGGGCTGCCCGCCGCGTGGCCGCTGCTCGTCGACGCCGTCGTCGCCGATCTGCCGTACGTCCTCGTGGGCAGCGGAAGCCGCCGCGGCAAGCTCATCGTGCCCGGCAAGGTCTTCGCCGGGCTGCCGAACGCGGTGGTCATCGAGGGGCTCGGCACCGCCGCCTGA
- a CDS encoding gamma carbonic anhydrase family protein translates to MGHEALITGIGGKDPKIDQDAFTAPTSVVLGEVTLHAGASAWYGAVLRADCGPIVVGADSNIQDNCTLHVDPGFPITIGERVSVGHNAVLHGCTVEDDCLIGMGATVLNGAVIGAGSLVAAQALVPQGMRVPPGSLVAGVPAKVRRPLTDEEREGISYNGTMYVELARAHREAHTTE, encoded by the coding sequence ATGGGCCACGAGGCACTCATCACCGGCATCGGCGGCAAGGACCCGAAGATCGACCAGGACGCCTTCACCGCGCCGACATCGGTCGTGCTCGGCGAGGTGACGCTGCACGCGGGGGCGAGCGCCTGGTACGGCGCGGTGCTGCGCGCCGACTGCGGGCCCATCGTCGTGGGCGCCGACAGCAACATCCAGGACAACTGCACCCTCCACGTCGACCCCGGCTTCCCCATCACCATCGGCGAGCGCGTCTCGGTGGGGCACAACGCCGTGCTGCACGGCTGCACCGTCGAGGACGACTGCCTGATCGGGATGGGCGCGACGGTCCTCAACGGCGCGGTGATCGGCGCCGGTTCGCTGGTCGCCGCGCAGGCCCTGGTGCCGCAGGGCATGCGGGTGCCCCCGGGCTCACTGGTCGCGGGCGTGCCCGCCAAGGTGCGCAGGCCGCTCACCGACGAGGAGCGCGAGGGCATCTCCTACAACGGAACGATGTACGTCGAGCTGGCCAGGGCCCACCGCGAGGCGCACACCACCGAGTGA
- a CDS encoding acyltransferase, with the protein MPKNRNTFSSFAAAQRRLAQRAVHAGWAWVQRTGAVTAAHPGRLRFAAIGEGTKLAFPQGTVFGEPWIRLGDHCVVGEHVTLTAGMMPDLDLGPEPILSIGNGVVLGRGSHVIADTTVTIGDDCYFGPYVYVTSTNHSYDDPHTPIGKQWPRMDPVEIGPGCWVGTGAVILPGARIGRNVVVAAGAVVRGEVPDHAVVAGAPARVVRTWDADLGWQPPLRTPAPVPIPDGITPEQLIALGELGELGELREG; encoded by the coding sequence GTGCCCAAGAACAGGAACACGTTCTCGTCCTTTGCCGCCGCGCAGCGCCGCCTCGCGCAGCGCGCGGTCCACGCGGGCTGGGCGTGGGTGCAGCGCACGGGCGCGGTGACCGCCGCGCACCCCGGACGGCTGCGCTTCGCCGCGATCGGCGAGGGCACGAAGCTCGCCTTCCCGCAGGGCACGGTCTTCGGGGAGCCGTGGATCCGGCTCGGCGACCACTGCGTCGTCGGCGAGCACGTCACGCTGACCGCCGGGATGATGCCGGACCTCGACCTCGGTCCCGAGCCGATACTGAGCATCGGCAACGGCGTCGTACTCGGCCGCGGCAGCCACGTCATCGCGGACACCACGGTCACCATCGGCGACGACTGCTACTTCGGCCCCTATGTGTACGTGACGTCCACCAACCACTCGTACGACGATCCGCACACGCCCATCGGCAAGCAGTGGCCCCGGATGGATCCGGTGGAGATCGGCCCGGGGTGCTGGGTGGGGACGGGCGCGGTCATCCTGCCGGGGGCCCGGATCGGGCGGAACGTCGTGGTCGCCGCGGGGGCGGTCGTGCGCGGCGAGGTGCCCGATCACGCGGTGGTGGCGGGGGCGCCGGCGCGGGTCGTGCGTACGTGGGACGCCGATCTGGGGTGGCAGCCGCCCCTGCGGACGCCCGCGCCGGTGCCGATTCCTGACGGGATCACGCCGGAACAGTTGATCGCCCTCGGGGAGTTGGGCGAGCTGGGCGAGCTGAGGGAGGGCTGA
- a CDS encoding chitinase, giving the protein MIGRTLRLLGTALAMVCVAQLPAAAAAPSARPAPSTPAADTCAVKSKPAGKVLQGYWENWDGAANGVHPPFGWTPITDSRIRQHGYNVINAAFPVIRSDGTVLWEDGMDSTVKVATPAEMCQAKADGATILMSIGGATAGIDLSSSRVADRFVETIVPILKKYNFDGIDIDIETGLVGSGNINQLSPSQSNLVRIIDGVLARMPANFGLTMAPETAYVTGGSVTYGSIWGAYLPIVKKYADNGRLWWLNMQYYNGSMYGCAGDSYPAGTVQGFTKQTDCLDKGLVIQGTTIKVPYDKQVPGLPAQPGAGGGYMSPSLVAQAWNHYNGALKGLMTWSINWDGSKGWTFGDNFKRLT; this is encoded by the coding sequence GTGATCGGTCGGACGTTACGCCTGCTGGGGACCGCCCTGGCGATGGTCTGTGTCGCACAACTGCCGGCCGCCGCGGCGGCCCCCTCCGCCCGCCCGGCCCCTTCCACCCCCGCCGCCGACACCTGCGCGGTCAAGTCGAAGCCCGCGGGCAAGGTGCTCCAGGGCTACTGGGAGAACTGGGACGGAGCGGCCAACGGCGTCCATCCGCCCTTCGGCTGGACCCCGATCACCGACTCCCGCATCCGCCAGCACGGCTACAACGTGATCAACGCGGCTTTCCCCGTGATCCGCTCCGACGGCACCGTCCTGTGGGAGGACGGGATGGACTCGACGGTCAAGGTCGCGACCCCGGCCGAGATGTGCCAGGCCAAGGCGGACGGCGCCACGATCCTCATGTCCATCGGCGGAGCGACGGCCGGCATCGACCTCAGCTCGAGCCGGGTCGCCGACCGCTTCGTCGAGACGATCGTGCCGATCCTGAAGAAGTACAACTTCGACGGGATCGACATCGACATCGAGACCGGACTCGTGGGCAGCGGCAACATCAACCAGCTCTCCCCCTCCCAGTCCAACCTCGTCCGCATCATCGACGGCGTCCTCGCCCGGATGCCCGCGAACTTCGGCCTGACCATGGCCCCGGAGACGGCGTACGTCACCGGAGGCAGCGTCACGTACGGCTCGATCTGGGGCGCGTATCTGCCGATCGTCAAGAAGTACGCGGACAACGGCCGGCTGTGGTGGCTCAACATGCAGTACTACAACGGCAGCATGTACGGCTGCGCCGGCGACTCCTACCCGGCGGGCACCGTCCAGGGCTTCACGAAACAGACCGACTGCCTCGACAAGGGCCTGGTCATCCAGGGCACCACCATCAAGGTCCCCTACGACAAACAGGTCCCCGGCCTGCCCGCCCAGCCGGGCGCGGGCGGCGGCTACATGTCACCGAGCCTCGTGGCCCAGGCCTGGAACCACTACAACGGCGCCCTGAAGGGCCTGATGACGTGGTCCATCAACTGGGACGGGTCGAAGGGGTGGACGTTCGGGGACAACTTCAAGCGATTGACGTAG
- a CDS encoding Lrp/AsnC family transcriptional regulator, whose translation MDAIDRNILRELQNDGRLTNQELAQRVGLSASPCMRRVRQLELDGVIQGYRAVVDPEALGRGFEVLVSIEVRRDRETVEAFEAALQDIPDVIEAYRLFGSPGCLLRIAVADLAAYERLWIERLTALAGVTEVNSQIIMKRIKESKGLPVGG comes from the coding sequence ATGGACGCGATCGATCGCAATATTTTGCGCGAGCTTCAGAACGACGGACGGCTGACCAATCAGGAGCTGGCCCAGCGGGTCGGCCTCAGTGCCTCCCCGTGCATGCGGCGCGTGCGCCAGCTGGAGCTGGACGGCGTGATCCAGGGGTACCGCGCGGTCGTCGACCCGGAGGCGCTCGGCCGGGGCTTCGAGGTGCTGGTCTCGATCGAGGTGCGGCGCGACCGCGAGACGGTCGAGGCGTTCGAGGCGGCGCTCCAGGACATCCCGGACGTCATCGAGGCGTATCGCCTCTTCGGGAGCCCCGGCTGCCTGCTGCGCATCGCCGTCGCGGACCTTGCCGCGTACGAGCGTCTGTGGATCGAGCGACTCACCGCGCTCGCGGGTGTCACGGAGGTCAACTCCCAGATCATCATGAAGCGGATCAAGGAGTCCAAGGGCCTGCCGGTGGGCGGCTAG